A segment of the Frankineae bacterium MT45 genome:
GAGCTTGTCGGCCACCGAGTAGCTGATGCCCTCGCGCTGCGCACCGTCTCGCAGCGTCGTGTCGAAGACGTGGAAGGCGTCGGTCTGCATGAAGGTCCTCAGTGATCAGGTTGTGCTCGGGCGACCCTGAATTGTGACACATGCCTCATCGCGCAGGCGAACGCGTCGCAGGGCCAGTGGAGTGCGGGGTGAGCCGGTGCAGGCGCTCAGGCGCGGACCGCCGCCGCGAGACGAGCGCCGATCTCGCTAGTCGCGCCGGGGTTGGCCGGGTCGCGGCTGATGAGGTCGGCGGCCACCGCGGCCTCGACCCGGGCCGCGGCCTCGTTCTCGCCGAGGTGCTCGAGCAGCATCGCGACGGAGAGGATCGCGGCGGTCGGGTCGGCCTTGTCCTGCCCGGCGATGTCCGGGGCCGAGCCGTGCACCGGCTCGAACATGGACGGGTTCGTCCCGGACGGGTCGACGTTCCCCGAGGCGGCGAGGCCGATGCCACCAGCCACGGCCGCGGCGAGGTCGGTGATGATGTCGCCGAAGAGGTTGTCCGTGACGATCACGTCGTAACGTCCGGGGTCGGTGACTAGGTAGATGGTGGCCGCATCGACGTGGTTGTAGGCCACCGTCACGTCCGGGAACTCTTTGCCGACTGCGGCGACGGTGCGGAACCAGAGATCACCCGCAAATACCAGCACGTTGTTCTTGTGCACCAGGGTGAGGTGCTTGCGCGGGCGCGAGGCGGCCCGGGCGAAGGCGGCACGGACCACGCGCTCGACGCCGAAGGCGGTGTTGACGCTCACCTCGGTCGCGACCTCGTGCGGCGTGCCGACCCGCAGCGCCCCACCGTTGCCGGTGTACGGCCCCTCGGTGCCCTCGCGGTACACGACGAAGTCAATCGCCGGCTCCCCGGCCAGCGGCGTGCTGACGCCCTTGTAAAGCTTGGCCGGGCGCAGGTTGACGTAGTGGTCGAGCGCGAAGCGCAGCTTGAGCAGCAGACCACGCTCCAGCACACCGGACGGGACTGTCGGGTCACCCACCGCGCCGAGCAGGATCGCGTCGTGCTTGCGCAGCTCCTCCAGCACCGAATCCGGGAGCGTCTCGCCGGTACGGTGCCAGCGCGCCGCGCCGAGGTCGTACTCGGTCTTCTCTACTCCGGGGAGTACTGCCTCCAGGACGCGAAGCGCCTGAGCCGTGACCTCGATGCCGATACCGTCGCCGGGAATGACCGCAAGTTTCATGCCCACAGCGTAGCGAATCGTCCTGCCATTCGGACTTGCCATCTCATTTACTGAGACGCACGCTGGACGCCGCTGCGCTACCCCGGCCGTCCAACCTTCCGCGCCGGCGTGACGACCCGGCTCCGACCCACGTCGTCGGTGACCGTCACTCCGTTGTAGGCAGTCTCGCCCGAGGGCGCAGGTACGAAGGCGATGTAGTAGCCGTCGGCCGTCGATGCGCGAATCTCGTCGCCGCGAAGGTCCACAAGCGACACGGTCACCGCGTCACCCGTCGTATGCCCAGCGATCACCTGATATCGGGCGCCTGACGTCGACTGCCAGGATTCTCCGATCCCAGCTGTCGGGTCCTGACTCCAGTCGCCGCCGCATTCGGACTGGGGAAAGTACGGTTTCCCGGAGGGACGAACCCCCGGGTCGTCGAGAAGAATGGCCGCGCAGTGCCGACGCCCGACCGAAGTCCACAATTCGGCTCGCCCACCGTCAGGTGTACTGGTGGAGGCCCGCATGGTCGCGGTCGTCCGGTCGATGTTGAACGGCCAGGAATCTCCGCTGCCAAACGCATGATCCGCCTGAGTGCTGAAGATCCCCCCGGCAGCCGCAACGCTCCCGCCCAGAACGCAGGCGCCCACCGCGCTGGCAACGACCGCCAGTAGACGAGGCCGCCCGAAACTCGACCGCGGCGGCGCCACCCGCAGCCCACCAAAAGGTCCCGTCTCCCCCGAGTCTCGCGTCGCCAGGCAACGCTCGCGCAGCTGGGCCAGCTCGTATCGCGTGGGTGCTGGCGTGACGTTCAGGACAGCGAGTGCTTCATCGAGTTGCGACTCGCTCCACGGCGTCGTCATCGTTCGATCAGTCATTCGGTTGCTCCCACCATCAGTTCGATATTCAGTTCAACGGCACGTACCCGCAGTTGCCGCCGCACCCGATGCAGCCGCGACCGGGCTGTTCCGGCCGGTATGCCCAGTGCATCCGCGACCTCCGAAGGACTCAGGCCGCCCCAGGCGACCAGCAGCAGCACGTCCATGTCCGTCGGGCTGAGCTCCGCGAGCGCTGCCAGGAGCTGTCGCACACTACGACTCGCGTCTAGTTGGGAGGCGACAGACTGGCTGTGGTCGGTAGTGGTGACGCCTGAGGGGAAATGGCGGTGAAGCGCCCGCAACGAACGCGTCTCGGTCCGCAGGTGATGGCGAAGTATGTTCGTCGCGACTCCAAAGAGCCACGCCCGCTCGCCACCACGCGCTGCGTCGAAACGCTGGCAATCTTTTAGTACGACCTCGAACGTGTCACTGACCAGATCCTCGGCTGCGGCT
Coding sequences within it:
- a CDS encoding RNA polymerase sigma-70 factor, ECF subfamily; this translates as MRTGYSLGLIGFTVAVRPIHSRSARERCRVHRAISVVDDLVSNDLHLPTSDRPTHDPSVEPPTEFAARLFDEHAEPLLAYLSRRVGRAAAEDLVSDTFEVVLKDCQRFDAARGGERAWLFGVATNILRHHLRTETRSLRALHRHFPSGVTTTDHSQSVASQLDASRSVRQLLAALAELSPTDMDVLLLVAWGGLSPSEVADALGIPAGTARSRLHRVRRQLRVRAVELNIELMVGATE
- a CDS encoding 3-isopropylmalate dehydrogenase — its product is MASPNGRTIRYAVGMKLAVIPGDGIGIEVTAQALRVLEAVLPGVEKTEYDLGAARWHRTGETLPDSVLEELRKHDAILLGAVGDPTVPSGVLERGLLLKLRFALDHYVNLRPAKLYKGVSTPLAGEPAIDFVVYREGTEGPYTGNGGALRVGTPHEVATEVSVNTAFGVERVVRAAFARAASRPRKHLTLVHKNNVLVFAGDLWFRTVAAVGKEFPDVTVAYNHVDAATIYLVTDPGRYDVIVTDNLFGDIITDLAAAVAGGIGLAASGNVDPSGTNPSMFEPVHGSAPDIAGQDKADPTAAILSVAMLLEHLGENEAAARVEAAVAADLISRDPANPGATSEIGARLAAAVRA